Proteins co-encoded in one Desulfovibrio inopinatus DSM 10711 genomic window:
- a CDS encoding nucleoside 2-deoxyribosyltransferase: MKTIYQAGPLFTEAEQQWHRGLKKNLETLFTDLDLPWRVVWPFELFPPHVLEALADEEKKHHIWQGCIDSLRSADMVIALLDGTQVDDGTAFEVGYFKALNKGPIYGIRTDFRNAGDTAQSLVNCMIESSLDGVFRSQGELMGFLAGTLAGGAKTG, translated from the coding sequence ATGAAAACGATCTATCAAGCCGGGCCTCTTTTCACAGAGGCCGAACAGCAGTGGCATCGCGGCCTCAAGAAGAATCTTGAGACCCTTTTCACTGACCTCGACCTGCCGTGGCGGGTTGTCTGGCCTTTCGAACTTTTTCCTCCCCATGTCCTCGAAGCCTTGGCCGATGAGGAGAAAAAACACCACATCTGGCAAGGCTGTATCGATAGCCTGCGTAGCGCCGACATGGTTATCGCCCTGCTCGACGGAACCCAGGTCGATGACGGCACGGCCTTTGAAGTTGGTTACTTCAAGGCCTTGAACAAGGGGCCGATTTACGGCATCCGCACGGACTTCAGAAACGCCGGAGACACGGCTCAATCCCTTGTGAACTGCATGATTGAAAGCTCGCTTGATGGGGTGTTTCGGTCGCAGGGGGAGTTGATGGGATTTCTTGCCGGGACACTGGCGGGTGGGGCAAAGACAGGATAG
- a CDS encoding helix-turn-helix domain-containing protein: MLTHKATGDPLVLDLRATSQPNAFRAWLAFHGLSLTELAVKVGVSQATLSRLIDGQRTNRDTMDKLVELGVPKEILPTPKNPPGRPKKSP; this comes from the coding sequence ATGCTGACTCACAAAGCAACCGGCGATCCACTCGTTCTTGATCTTCGCGCCACTTCGCAACCGAACGCCTTCCGGGCGTGGCTGGCCTTTCATGGCCTTTCACTGACGGAACTGGCTGTGAAAGTTGGCGTGAGTCAAGCGACCCTGAGCAGATTGATTGACGGCCAGAGAACCAACCGGGACACAATGGACAAACTTGTGGAGCTGGGTGTTCCAAAGGAAATCCTGCCAACTCCCAAGAATCCTCCTGGCCGGCCTAAGAAATCACCATAA
- a CDS encoding endonuclease: MKKYSAVFLAFIILTLSVLPALADSSRGNTTIQSFNKAKKTLEREVYYDHRQTIYCGAEFGENKQVILPTSFHAEKHIKRCKKIEWEHVVPAENFGRTFKEWRDGDSQCVDNKGKSFKGRNCASKVNLEYRYMQSDMYNLYPAIGCVNAARSNYNFTMLPSAKSTFGSCEMKIEDNKAEPPVDARGRIARTYKYMEWAYPRYKMSSQQQKLMQAWDKMYPVSQWECTRAKRIEAIQKNTNPFVEEPCKTAGLW, from the coding sequence ATGAAGAAATATTCCGCCGTATTCCTTGCATTCATCATTCTGACATTATCCGTCCTGCCCGCCCTGGCCGACTCAAGCCGAGGCAACACGACGATCCAATCATTCAACAAGGCCAAAAAAACACTCGAACGAGAAGTCTACTACGATCACCGCCAAACGATCTATTGCGGAGCGGAGTTTGGTGAAAACAAGCAAGTCATCCTTCCGACGTCCTTTCATGCGGAGAAACACATCAAAAGATGCAAGAAAATCGAATGGGAACACGTCGTACCGGCTGAAAACTTTGGTCGAACGTTCAAAGAATGGAGAGATGGTGATTCTCAGTGTGTGGACAACAAAGGCAAAAGCTTCAAGGGACGAAACTGCGCATCGAAGGTAAATCTCGAATATCGCTACATGCAGTCAGACATGTACAATCTCTACCCCGCTATCGGTTGCGTAAACGCGGCTCGGAGTAACTACAATTTTACCATGCTGCCGTCGGCTAAATCCACGTTTGGCAGTTGCGAAATGAAAATCGAGGACAACAAAGCCGAACCACCAGTTGACGCGCGTGGCCGCATTGCCAGAACATACAAGTACATGGAATGGGCCTACCCTCGTTACAAGATGAGCAGTCAGCAGCAAAAACTCATGCAGGCCTGGGACAAAATGTATCCGGTATCTCAATGGGAATGCACGCGGGCTAAACGGATTGAAGCTATCCAGAAAAACACCAATCCATTTGTTGAGGAACCGTGCAAAACAGCCGGATTATGGTGA
- a CDS encoding IS1380 family transposase — protein MFKHKSNRAKFIDDVQVTNDCLTGRAGLNLFTRYLRDIDLFPHINRLFGSMRKHPKGAPIDELFKQVLCFLFDGTSRHLAYFDTLAKDPGYAAAIETAPEGMASSHTIKRFYRAFSPQRTYLFRRLLLQLFLWRLMTARPEVIELNIDTMVMDNDQAPKRHGVKPTYKKVLGFQPLQMTWGRYIIDAVFRGGDKHSNNGDTVEKMIRHVVRMVRTRYSQTVPIIIRMDSGFFDQDLFAVMEQLNIGFICGGKFYGDIKAMIEALPEAAYDHHFGKTDEDVWQCFEFGDRRQSWPRFYRAIFWRPLMEEKQYLLPGCRPGTLAYTNLGMGRAIDQQLREAGLDYLAETNAVIHSYHQRGADELVHRAFKDFGFEELPFQHFIRNSAFYYTMLLGFFLFEAFKEDVSEPVVPVKAFPTTLRRRLVDVAAKVVSHAGRTVLKVTAVAMESLRFKELWERCLCAPRFAWT, from the coding sequence ATGTTCAAACACAAATCCAACAGAGCAAAATTCATCGACGATGTCCAGGTCACAAACGACTGCCTGACGGGTCGGGCAGGGCTCAACCTCTTCACTCGCTACCTGCGCGACATTGACCTTTTCCCGCACATTAACCGCCTTTTCGGCTCCATGCGCAAGCACCCCAAGGGCGCCCCTATTGATGAGTTGTTCAAGCAGGTGCTCTGCTTCCTTTTCGACGGCACAAGCAGGCATCTGGCCTACTTCGACACCCTAGCCAAGGATCCTGGCTACGCCGCCGCCATTGAAACTGCCCCTGAGGGTATGGCCTCCTCGCACACCATCAAGCGGTTCTACCGAGCTTTTTCACCGCAACGGACCTACCTGTTTCGGCGACTGCTTTTGCAACTTTTCCTCTGGCGACTCATGACTGCTCGTCCCGAAGTAATAGAACTGAACATCGACACCATGGTCATGGACAACGACCAAGCGCCAAAACGCCACGGCGTCAAGCCCACCTACAAGAAGGTTCTGGGCTTCCAGCCTCTCCAGATGACCTGGGGCCGCTACATCATCGACGCCGTTTTTCGTGGTGGCGACAAGCATTCCAACAATGGCGACACCGTCGAGAAGATGATTCGTCACGTCGTGCGCATGGTCCGCACCCGCTACAGCCAGACCGTTCCCATCATCATCCGCATGGACTCAGGCTTCTTCGACCAGGATCTCTTCGCCGTCATGGAACAACTCAACATCGGCTTCATCTGCGGCGGAAAGTTCTACGGCGATATCAAGGCCATGATCGAAGCGCTTCCTGAAGCCGCGTATGACCACCACTTCGGCAAGACTGACGAGGATGTCTGGCAATGCTTCGAGTTCGGTGACCGTCGCCAGTCCTGGCCTCGCTTTTACAGAGCCATCTTCTGGCGGCCTTTGATGGAGGAGAAACAATATCTCCTGCCGGGCTGTCGGCCGGGAACGCTCGCTTACACCAACCTCGGCATGGGGCGGGCCATCGACCAGCAGCTGCGTGAAGCCGGTCTTGACTACCTGGCCGAGACCAACGCCGTAATCCATTCCTACCATCAACGCGGGGCGGATGAACTGGTGCACAGAGCCTTCAAAGACTTTGGCTTCGAAGAACTGCCTTTCCAGCATTTTATTCGCAACTCCGCCTTCTACTACACTATGCTCCTTGGCTTCTTCCTGTTCGAGGCATTCAAGGAGGATGTCAGCGAGCCGGTGGTCCCGGTCAAGGCTTTCCCGACCACACTGCGCCGTCGGCTGGTGGACGTGGCTGCCAAGGTGGTGTCCCACGCAGGCAGGACCGTGCTCAAGGTCACGGCAGTCGCCATGGAATCCTTGCGTTTCAAAGAGCTGTGGGAGCGATGTCTCTGCGCTCCACGTTTCGCCTGGACATAA
- a CDS encoding chemotaxis protein CheW: MAASERMDLNQYLTFTLSDELFAIDLLWVKEILDGTDLTHIPMAPDYIRGVINVRGNPVPVVDLRLTFNMAKTEMTVNTCVIICELAFDGEKSSMGFLADSVQEVLELRPDQIDPPPQMGTTIDCRRIKGMGKRDSQFIIILNMDEILSESESSEVQQTTSELATESVG, translated from the coding sequence ATGGCTGCTAGTGAGCGTATGGACTTGAATCAGTACTTGACTTTTACACTGAGTGACGAATTGTTCGCGATTGATCTCCTCTGGGTCAAGGAGATTCTTGATGGTACGGACCTCACGCACATTCCCATGGCTCCGGATTATATCCGAGGGGTAATTAATGTACGAGGAAATCCTGTTCCAGTGGTTGATCTACGGCTTACTTTCAATATGGCTAAAACGGAAATGACGGTAAACACCTGTGTGATTATCTGTGAGTTGGCGTTTGATGGAGAAAAATCATCAATGGGTTTCCTCGCAGATTCGGTCCAGGAAGTTCTTGAACTGCGGCCTGACCAGATTGATCCACCACCCCAAATGGGGACAACGATAGATTGTCGACGCATAAAGGGCATGGGGAAGAGGGATTCCCAGTTTATTATAATCCTCAATATGGATGAGATTCTTTCAGAGTCTGAATCCTCGGAGGTTCAACAAACGACCTCCGAATTGGCCACCGAATCCGTTGGATGA
- a CDS encoding methyl-accepting chemotaxis protein, with the protein MKNLKLGVKIGIGFGILILISCVLGGMAILQMISVSNDTERLALEYVPEVAVANEIERSSLLTMYAMRGYALSEDATYLEAGKKQLAEVMESLAQAKAHSDNYAELIKLKEGMSKAQIYADAYSKLADQTETLINSMAKDRQTLDAAAAAYMKSCADFLQSQNDTMKTEINMGLSSEKLADRLEKITLVNDIIDLGNDTRVKNFKSQALRDPKLIELAQVNFPKMEELFEKLKSITRQEVNLKQIAATREAANQYKQAMSDFIANWLELQEVGKKRTEVANKVLIVAQETSKAGMEQTQGMSESASANLNTATAIMIVGLLVALVIGIITAVLLTRGITKPVIQGVDFAKAMAEGDFTKMLDLDQKDEIGILAGALNEMVSQLKGVVGEVQSAAENVASGSEELSASSQSLSQGASEQAASVEEVSSSMEEITSNIQQSTENAQQTQQIAAKAALDARESGAAVMQTVTAMKNIAEKVSIIEEIARQTNLLALNAAIEAARAGEHGKGFAVVAAEVRKLAERSGAAAAEISNLSISSVNVAEKAGAMLTEMVPDIERTAELIQEIAAASAEQNSGAAQINKAIQQLDQVIQQNASASEEMASTSEELSSQAEQMQSAMSFFRVDKTGSNQRVKVRKALPADTGPSVTKRGQFVAKNMGVHVSLNDIVDEEFERF; encoded by the coding sequence ATGAAAAATTTGAAACTCGGGGTTAAGATCGGCATCGGATTTGGAATTTTAATCCTGATCTCCTGTGTGCTTGGCGGAATGGCCATCCTGCAGATGATTTCGGTAAGCAACGATACAGAAAGGCTTGCGCTGGAGTATGTCCCGGAAGTGGCCGTTGCAAATGAAATTGAGCGAAGTTCCCTGCTGACCATGTACGCTATGCGCGGTTATGCTTTGAGCGAAGATGCCACCTACCTTGAGGCTGGGAAAAAACAACTAGCCGAAGTGATGGAGTCTCTTGCCCAAGCCAAGGCCCACTCTGATAACTATGCGGAATTGATCAAACTCAAGGAGGGTATGAGTAAAGCACAGATTTATGCGGATGCTTACTCCAAGCTGGCCGATCAGACTGAGACTCTCATCAACTCTATGGCTAAAGACCGACAAACCCTTGATGCTGCCGCAGCAGCTTATATGAAAAGCTGCGCAGATTTTCTCCAAAGCCAGAACGATACGATGAAGACGGAAATAAACATGGGTTTATCGTCAGAAAAACTTGCTGACAGGCTTGAAAAAATCACTCTGGTCAATGATATTATCGATCTTGGGAATGATACTCGTGTGAAAAACTTTAAATCACAGGCTTTACGCGACCCCAAACTCATTGAGTTGGCTCAAGTAAACTTTCCTAAGATGGAAGAACTGTTTGAAAAGTTGAAAAGCATTACACGTCAGGAGGTCAACCTCAAGCAGATTGCAGCGACGCGCGAAGCAGCAAATCAATATAAGCAGGCCATGAGTGATTTTATTGCTAACTGGTTGGAGCTCCAGGAAGTTGGTAAAAAACGCACTGAAGTTGCCAATAAAGTGCTGATTGTCGCACAGGAAACGTCGAAGGCTGGCATGGAGCAAACCCAGGGAATGTCAGAAAGCGCATCCGCCAACCTTAACACTGCCACCGCCATCATGATTGTAGGCTTACTCGTGGCGTTAGTGATTGGCATTATTACCGCTGTTCTTCTGACTCGGGGCATTACCAAGCCTGTCATTCAAGGCGTCGATTTCGCAAAAGCCATGGCTGAAGGTGATTTCACCAAGATGTTAGACCTTGATCAGAAGGATGAAATCGGAATTCTGGCCGGAGCGCTCAACGAAATGGTCTCACAGCTGAAGGGGGTAGTTGGTGAAGTTCAATCTGCCGCTGAAAATGTTGCATCTGGCAGTGAAGAACTCTCCGCCTCATCCCAGAGCCTCTCCCAAGGTGCTTCCGAACAGGCCGCCAGCGTTGAGGAAGTTTCCTCTTCCATGGAGGAGATTACCTCTAATATCCAACAGAGCACAGAAAACGCACAACAAACCCAGCAAATCGCGGCTAAGGCAGCCCTGGATGCTCGTGAAAGTGGGGCGGCTGTCATGCAGACCGTCACTGCCATGAAAAATATAGCCGAAAAGGTTTCCATCATTGAGGAGATCGCTAGACAGACCAATCTCCTTGCCTTGAACGCCGCTATTGAGGCTGCCCGGGCTGGAGAGCACGGTAAGGGATTCGCCGTGGTCGCGGCAGAGGTAAGAAAGCTGGCCGAACGTAGTGGCGCGGCGGCGGCTGAAATTAGCAATTTGTCTATCTCAAGCGTAAATGTTGCTGAAAAAGCAGGTGCAATGTTGACCGAAATGGTTCCTGATATTGAGCGTACAGCTGAATTGATTCAGGAGATAGCGGCGGCCAGCGCTGAACAGAATTCCGGTGCAGCCCAAATCAACAAGGCCATCCAGCAGCTTGATCAAGTCATACAACAGAACGCCTCCGCGTCAGAGGAGATGGCTTCTACCTCCGAAGAGCTTTCCAGCCAAGCCGAACAGATGCAGAGCGCCATGTCCTTCTTTAGAGTTGATAAGACTGGCTCAAATCAGCGTGTCAAAGTGCGTAAGGCCCTCCCTGCTGACACTGGACCGTCTGTCACGAAGAGAGGCCAGTTTGTCGCAAAGAATATGGGTGTCCATGTTTCGCTCAATGATATTGTGGACGAAGAATTTGAAAGATTCTAA